One window of the Candidatus Kaelpia imicola genome contains the following:
- the murD gene encoding UDP-N-acetylmuramoyl-L-alanine--D-glutamate ligase codes for MKSENIFCVVGLGRSGYAAAQLLKRKGFRVKVTESSNSRELKKKASSLLEFDIDVELGAHNEDFYRDAALYILSPSIDNSNPVLKYAKSHNISAISEIELAWMYSPAKVIAITGTNGKTSVSTYIHRVLNKMGYSAVLAGNVGIPFSSLVLDLNKNDLVVLELSSFQLEYTVNFHPYIAVLLNISQDHLDRHKSMDDYSGAKFKIFSNQSPGDIAIVDLSQRMIKEREDSILAKLVDISVFKSPEMSQNQKAVYLIAKALGLEDRRLLSEIKKLKNLNHREESLGYIAGVSFINDSKATNPDATKWALSNIDSDVVLIAGGRDKDIDFRIIKDEISSKVKALILIGETKEKIANTIGVFVEVVKFADNLKDAVNISLEEASSGDTVLLSPMCSSFDMFKSYIERGNLFKRIVRDLQRCKN; via the coding sequence ATGAAATCGGAGAATATTTTCTGTGTAGTAGGTCTGGGCAGGAGCGGGTATGCTGCCGCTCAGCTATTAAAGAGGAAAGGTTTTCGTGTTAAGGTAACTGAATCTTCAAATAGCAGGGAGCTAAAAAAAAAGGCTTCCTCTCTCCTGGAGTTTGATATTGACGTAGAACTTGGGGCGCATAATGAGGATTTTTATAGAGATGCTGCGCTATATATACTCTCACCTTCTATCGACAATAGTAATCCGGTTTTAAAGTATGCCAAGAGTCATAATATTTCTGCGATATCAGAGATAGAGCTTGCTTGGATGTACTCTCCGGCCAAGGTTATTGCAATAACCGGAACAAACGGCAAAACATCAGTTTCGACCTACATTCACAGAGTTTTAAATAAAATGGGCTATTCAGCTGTTCTGGCAGGTAATGTAGGTATTCCATTCTCTTCTCTGGTATTAGATCTGAACAAAAATGATTTGGTTGTTTTGGAGCTCAGTTCTTTTCAGCTTGAATATACGGTTAACTTCCATCCTTATATAGCTGTTCTTTTAAATATTTCCCAGGACCATTTAGATAGACATAAGAGCATGGATGATTATTCAGGAGCAAAGTTTAAGATTTTTTCTAACCAGAGTCCGGGTGATATTGCAATAGTTGATCTGTCTCAGAGAATGATTAAGGAGAGAGAGGATTCTATTTTGGCAAAGCTTGTGGATATTTCAGTTTTTAAATCTCCTGAGATGAGTCAGAATCAAAAAGCAGTCTATCTTATAGCTAAAGCTCTTGGGTTAGAAGATAGACGGCTACTCTCTGAGATTAAGAAACTTAAAAATTTAAATCACAGGGAAGAGAGTCTTGGTTATATAGCCGGAGTAAGTTTTATAAACGATTCTAAGGCTACAAACCCTGATGCTACTAAGTGGGCTTTGAGCAATATTGATTCCGATGTGGTTCTTATTGCAGGTGGAAGAGATAAGGATATTGATTTTAGAATAATTAAAGATGAAATCTCAAGCAAGGTTAAAGCTCTAATATTAATAGGCGAGACAAAAGAGAAGATAGCCAATACAATAGGTGTTTTTGTCGAAGTCGTAAAATTTGCCGACAATTTAAAGGATGCTGTTAATATATCACTGGAGGAGGCTTCTTCCGGCGATACGGTTTTGCTCTCCCCAATGTGTTCGAGTTTTGACATGTTTAAGAGCTACATAGAGAGAGGCAATCTATTTAAAAGAATAGTAAGAGATTTACAGAGATGCAAAAATTAA
- the mraY gene encoding phospho-N-acetylmuramoyl-pentapeptide-transferase, with product MKREKCEKLYKYHVHKEGVPTSGGILIIFSTIIATLVFGDVLNHYVQIALLAFLSLGALGYWDDISKIKNQKRGISRRSKILVQSLVGVIVGGYLYLRPDYSPALEVPFLKDFIFNIGILYILFVVLVIVATSNAVNLTDGLDGLAVGSVIIAAIAFAVMAYLAGHFKLSHYLLISYVEGSGELAVFLSALVGACFGFLWYNAYPADIFMGDSGSMALGGAIATVAVVIKKELLLLIIGGLFVIETISVLIQVLSFKTRGKRVFYFAPIHHHFQIKGWAEPKIIVRFWIIAILFALLSLLTLKLR from the coding sequence GTGAAAAGGGAGAAATGCGAGAAGCTCTATAAGTACCATGTTCACAAAGAAGGTGTTCCCACCTCAGGCGGTATCCTGATAATATTCTCAACTATTATTGCTACCCTGGTTTTTGGGGATGTTTTAAATCATTATGTACAGATTGCCTTGTTGGCTTTTCTCTCTCTGGGGGCTTTGGGTTACTGGGATGATATATCTAAAATTAAGAATCAGAAGAGAGGAATATCGAGAAGATCTAAGATATTAGTTCAATCTCTGGTAGGCGTTATTGTCGGAGGCTATCTCTATTTAAGACCGGATTACAGTCCGGCGTTAGAAGTTCCTTTTTTAAAAGATTTTATTTTTAACATCGGTATTCTCTATATCCTTTTTGTAGTACTTGTTATTGTAGCTACCTCTAACGCTGTAAACCTCACCGATGGTCTGGACGGTTTGGCTGTCGGTTCTGTCATAATAGCAGCAATTGCTTTTGCGGTAATGGCATATCTTGCCGGCCATTTTAAGCTGAGCCACTATCTTTTGATCTCTTATGTAGAAGGATCTGGGGAGCTCGCTGTATTTCTATCTGCATTGGTAGGAGCTTGCTTTGGTTTTCTTTGGTATAATGCCTATCCGGCTGATATTTTTATGGGTGATAGCGGCTCTATGGCCTTAGGAGGTGCTATAGCCACTGTTGCAGTGGTTATAAAAAAAGAGCTTCTTCTGTTGATAATAGGAGGTCTCTTTGTAATTGAAACCATCTCTGTTTTAATTCAGGTTTTAAGTTTTAAAACGCGGGGTAAGAGGGTTTTTTATTTTGCTCCAATACATCATCATTTTCAGATTAAAGGTTGGGCGGAGCCTAAAATAATAGTTCGCTTCTGGATTATAGCTATTCTTTTTGCTCTTTTGAGTTTACTTACTTTGAAGTTGAGATGA
- the murF gene encoding UDP-N-acetylmuramoyl-tripeptide--D-alanyl-D-alanine ligase gives MSELSYPEIREYLSTFLSDANRERFPAAGFSIDSRTIQPGEIFITLKGASFDGHDFIEEAVLKGARGVVYQDNSAIGDLRKNDRLSFFKVNDSYNFIYQLARYKRIKFKFPIIAVTGSNGKTTVKELTAAFLNSKFSTYRNYLNQNNLLGLSLNILNCNFDYDYAIFEIGISKKGEMDILLDILKPDHGLITNISSAHLEFLRNEENVFNEKVKLFEFLKKGGFAFYSKDQDCFKSLDNRIEAGLRFKTFGLKEDNDCWLRVDKVNIDGLKLNYRDSFSLNSNLLGYKNGFNISAAISVATELGIDLDSIAGVLSEFKPLNGRMNYEKFSNIDIIDDSYNSNPQALAVALEFISSLDYSGLKIAVLSDMSELGRVSDKKHLEAGIFAANLDIDYYFCCGSNIKHFVQGLKSRGFPEERILFLDQQSLVKNLATIIKNSKESSMLFFKASHGMHIDDIIKKVKERII, from the coding sequence CGCCGGTTTTTCAATCGATAGCAGGACTATTCAGCCAGGTGAAATATTCATTACACTTAAGGGTGCAAGCTTTGATGGTCACGACTTTATAGAAGAGGCTGTTTTAAAAGGAGCTCGGGGGGTAGTATATCAAGACAATAGCGCTATCGGTGATCTAAGAAAAAATGATAGATTATCTTTTTTTAAGGTCAATGATTCTTATAATTTTATATATCAACTGGCAAGGTATAAAAGAATCAAGTTTAAGTTTCCTATAATTGCAGTTACAGGCAGTAATGGTAAAACAACAGTCAAAGAGCTTACAGCTGCGTTTTTAAATTCCAAATTTTCTACTTACAGAAATTATCTTAATCAGAATAATCTTTTAGGTCTCTCTCTGAATATTCTCAACTGTAATTTTGATTATGATTATGCGATTTTTGAAATAGGGATTTCAAAAAAGGGTGAGATGGATATACTCTTAGATATATTGAAACCTGATCATGGACTGATTACCAATATATCTTCAGCCCATCTTGAATTTTTACGAAATGAAGAGAATGTTTTTAACGAGAAGGTGAAGCTATTTGAATTTTTGAAAAAAGGCGGGTTTGCTTTTTATTCTAAAGATCAGGATTGTTTTAAAAGTTTAGATAATAGGATAGAGGCTGGTCTTAGGTTTAAGACATTTGGTTTAAAAGAAGATAACGATTGCTGGCTAAGAGTAGATAAGGTAAATATAGATGGTCTTAAGTTGAACTACAGAGATAGTTTTAGTTTAAATTCAAATTTGCTGGGATATAAAAACGGTTTCAATATATCTGCGGCAATCTCAGTTGCAACGGAGCTTGGTATAGATTTAGATTCTATTGCCGGAGTTCTGTCTGAATTCAAACCTTTAAACGGTAGAATGAACTATGAAAAGTTTTCCAATATCGACATCATAGATGATAGTTATAATTCTAACCCTCAGGCTTTGGCTGTAGCTTTAGAGTTTATTTCAAGCTTAGATTATAGCGGGTTAAAGATTGCAGTTTTATCTGATATGTCAGAGTTAGGTAGAGTCTCAGATAAAAAACATTTAGAGGCAGGAATTTTTGCGGCTAATTTAGATATTGATTATTACTTCTGTTGCGGTTCTAATATAAAACATTTTGTTCAGGGACTTAAGAGCAGAGGTTTTCCTGAGGAGCGGATTTTGTTTTTGGACCAACAAAGCTTAGTGAAAAATCTTGCGACGATTATTAAAAATTCTAAAGAAAGCTCTATGTTATTTTTTAAAGCTTCTCATGGTATGCATATTGATGATATTATTAAAAAAGTCAAAGAGAGGATTATTTAA